In the Harmonia axyridis chromosome 3, icHarAxyr1.1, whole genome shotgun sequence genome, one interval contains:
- the LOC123675236 gene encoding 1-acyl-sn-glycerol-3-phosphate acyltransferase alpha-like: MIESYKEIFLAVCLLILPLLYKTSDVSRYYLKYTIYISYCMFVALILIPFFCLRPRNIKNLEISGRICSFASTLISLKYELRNTQYIAEDKSYIIVSNHQSMLDILGMFHLWPIMKKCNAISKNEVFYAWPLGLGAWLCGLIFIPRDNVEKSKQIMTETCEKIKKEKTKLWIFPEGKRFSDGKIHPFKKGAFHLAISSELPILPVVFNQYSFLDHKKKTFDPGTVIVTILPPISTAGKTLDDLEDVLEDTHKKMSTTFYEVNKEYRS, translated from the exons ATGATCGAATcttataaagaaatatttttagcCGTGTGTTTATTAATTTTACCATTGTTGTATAAAACCAGTGATGTCTCGAGATATTACTTGAAGTATACTATTTACATTTCATATTGCATGTTTGTTGCTCTTATTCTTATTCCGTTTTTCTGCTTAAGACcacgaaatattaaaaatctaGA AATATCAGGTCGCATTTGCAGTTTTGCATCTACATTAATATCACTTAAATACGAACTGAGAAATACACAATACATTGCAGAGGATAAATCATACATTATCGTATCAAATCATCAAAGCATGTTAGATATTTTAG GAATGTTTCATTTGTGGCCTATTATGAAAAAATGCAATGCTATATCCAAAAATGAAGTATTCTACGCATGGCCTCTTGGATTGGGTGCATGGCTATGTGGGCTAATTTTCATTCCTAGAGACAATGTTGAGAAATCCAAACAAATCATGACGGAGACTTgtgaaaaaatcaagaaagaaAAG ACCAAGCTTTGGATTTTTCCAGAAGGTAAAAGATTTTCAGATGGAAAAATACATCCTTTCAAAAAAGGTGCCTTTCACTTAGCAATAAGCTCTGAATTACCTATATTACCTGTCGTGTTTAATCAATACTCTTTTTTGGACCACAAAAAGAAAACTTTTGATCCAG GTACTGTCATTGTGACCATACTGCCACCCATATCAACTGCTGGAAAGACATTGGATGATTTAGAAGATGTTCTTGAAGATACACATAAGAAAATGAGTACCACTTTTTATGAGGTTAATAAAGAATACAGAAGTTGA